One genomic window of Coffea eugenioides isolate CCC68of chromosome 1, Ceug_1.0, whole genome shotgun sequence includes the following:
- the LOC113778720 gene encoding uncharacterized protein LOC113778720 isoform X2, whose protein sequence is MARSSISSADEEGYSGPPSEENEDFQPQASHHHPYAPSHEVFDISTTVDPSYLISLIRKLLPPEYSNQPLDSEVHVSPSKGPRTENGERTMVSPFNGGEVQPCAGSENAVRNICENFSEAHNPPGFTEDAMEDQQKHRSASGEEAAWEEHGCTLWDLAANETHAELMVQNLILEVLLANLMVSQSARITEISLGIIGNLACHEVSRKHIASTNGLIKTIVDQLFLDDAQCLCEALRGEGVVWTEALTPEHILSRILWIAENTLNLPLIEKSVGLLSAILGSEQEIARVLLPPLMKLGLPNLLINLFAFEMSKLTEERMPERYPVLDIILQALEALSAADDFSPYICSNRELFKLLNDLIKLPDKTEVASSCVTAAVLVANILPEVEHLASEISQDFCFSQGIFDIIPFAYDDIEAKGALWSILERLLICIEVSECNPSSMHQYISILVSKSDVIEEEFVDLQLADASEEGKSFTDGTYRRTRTRTLRRIFDILKQWEFLKAQLKDAPLSEMYKYLTFASLGGKREGIDIKKGTRNAI, encoded by the exons ATGGCGCGAAGTTCCATCAGTTCAGCTGATGAAGAAGGTTATTCGG GGCCACCCTCTGAAGAAAATGAGGATTTCCAGCCTCAAGCTTCCCATCACCACCCTTATGCGCCATCCCACGAG GTATTTGACATTTCAACGACTGTAGATCCTAGTTATCTAATATCCTTGATAAGAAAACTCCTGCCACCAGAATACAGCAACCAGCCTCTAGATAGTGAAGTTCATGTTTCCCCTAGCAAAGGGCCTAGAACTGAAAATGGTGAGAGAACAATGGTGTCTCCATTTAATGGTGGAGAAGTTCAACCATGTGCTGGCAGTGAAAATGCAGTTAGGAACATTTGTGAAAATTTTAGTGAAGCACATAATCCACCAGGATTTACGGAAGATGCGATGGAAGATCAACAGAAGCATCGGTCTGCTTCAGGGGAAGAAGCTGCTTGGGAAGAGCATGGATGCACTTTATGGGATCTTGCGGCTAATGAGACTCATGCTGAACTAATG GTTCAAAATCTCATTCTTGAAGTGCTTCTGGCTAACCTAATGGTTTCTCAATCTGCTCGAATCACT GAGATAAGCCTCGGAATAATTGGAAATCTGGCTTGCCATGAAGTTTCACGGAAACACATAGCCTCGACAAATGGGTTGATAAAGACAATTGTGGATCAGTTGTTTCTGGATGATGCTCAATGCCTCTGTGAAGCACTCCG TGGTGAAGGTGTTGTTTGGACAGAAGCATTAACACCTGAGCATATTCTATCCCGTATTTTGTGGATTGCTGAGAACACCTTGAATCTGCCGCTCATAGAAAAG AGTGTTGGTTTACTTTCAGCAATATTGGGAAGCGAACAGGAGATAGCTAGGGTTCTTCTACCACCTTTGATGAAGTTGGGTCTTCCAAATCTTCTGATTAACCTTTTTGCTTTTGAAATGAGCAAGCTGACAGAAGAGCGAATGCCTGAAAG GTACCCCGTTCTGGACATAATTCTCCAGGCACTTGAAGCTCTTTCTGCTGCTGATGATTTTTCACCATATATATGTTCCAATAGGGAACTCTTCAAGCTACTCAATGACCTGATCAAGCTTCCTGATAAAACCGAG GTTGCCAGTTCTTGCGTAACTGCAGCAGTTTTGGTTGCAAATATCCTGCCTGAAGTAGAACATCTTGCTAGTGAAATATCACAAG ATTTTTGTTTTTCACAGGGCATATTCGATATAATCCCTTTTGCTTATGATGACATAGAAGCAAAAGGTGCACTTTGGAGCATTCTTGAAAGACTATTGATTTGTATAGAAGTTAGTGAGTGTAACCCGTCAAGTATGCATCAGTATATCTCGATACTTGTGAGCAAATCGGATGTGATTGAAGAGGAATTCGTAGACCTTCAATTAGCTGATGCAAGTGAGGAAGGCAAGAGCTTTACTGATGGCACATATCGAAGAACTAGAACCAGAACT CTCAGAAGAATTTTTGATATTCTGAAGCAATGGGAATTCTTGAAAGCTCAACTCAAGGATGCTCCTTTATCAGAG ATGTATAAATATCTGACTTTTGCATCTCTTGGGGGTAAAAGAGAAGGAATCGACATAAAGAAAGGGACCAGGAATGCTATTTAA
- the LOC113778720 gene encoding uncharacterized protein LOC113778720 isoform X1 has product MARSSISSADEEGYSGPPSEENEDFQPQASHHHPYAPSHEVFDISTTVDPSYLISLIRKLLPPEYSNQPLDSEVHVSPSKGPRTENGERTMVSPFNGGEVQPCAGSENAVRNICENFSEAHNPPGFTEDAMEDQQKHRSASGEEAAWEEHGCTLWDLAANETHAELMVQNLILEVLLANLMVSQSARITEISLGIIGNLACHEVSRKHIASTNGLIKTIVDQLFLDDAQCLCEALRVITLCFQSGEGVVWTEALTPEHILSRILWIAENTLNLPLIEKSVGLLSAILGSEQEIARVLLPPLMKLGLPNLLINLFAFEMSKLTEERMPERYPVLDIILQALEALSAADDFSPYICSNRELFKLLNDLIKLPDKTEVASSCVTAAVLVANILPEVEHLASEISQDFCFSQGIFDIIPFAYDDIEAKGALWSILERLLICIEVSECNPSSMHQYISILVSKSDVIEEEFVDLQLADASEEGKSFTDGTYRRTRTRTLRRIFDILKQWEFLKAQLKDAPLSEMYKYLTFASLGGKREGIDIKKGTRNAI; this is encoded by the exons ATGGCGCGAAGTTCCATCAGTTCAGCTGATGAAGAAGGTTATTCGG GGCCACCCTCTGAAGAAAATGAGGATTTCCAGCCTCAAGCTTCCCATCACCACCCTTATGCGCCATCCCACGAG GTATTTGACATTTCAACGACTGTAGATCCTAGTTATCTAATATCCTTGATAAGAAAACTCCTGCCACCAGAATACAGCAACCAGCCTCTAGATAGTGAAGTTCATGTTTCCCCTAGCAAAGGGCCTAGAACTGAAAATGGTGAGAGAACAATGGTGTCTCCATTTAATGGTGGAGAAGTTCAACCATGTGCTGGCAGTGAAAATGCAGTTAGGAACATTTGTGAAAATTTTAGTGAAGCACATAATCCACCAGGATTTACGGAAGATGCGATGGAAGATCAACAGAAGCATCGGTCTGCTTCAGGGGAAGAAGCTGCTTGGGAAGAGCATGGATGCACTTTATGGGATCTTGCGGCTAATGAGACTCATGCTGAACTAATG GTTCAAAATCTCATTCTTGAAGTGCTTCTGGCTAACCTAATGGTTTCTCAATCTGCTCGAATCACT GAGATAAGCCTCGGAATAATTGGAAATCTGGCTTGCCATGAAGTTTCACGGAAACACATAGCCTCGACAAATGGGTTGATAAAGACAATTGTGGATCAGTTGTTTCTGGATGATGCTCAATGCCTCTGTGAAGCACTCCG GGTAATAACATTATGTTTTCAAAGTGGTGAAGGTGTTGTTTGGACAGAAGCATTAACACCTGAGCATATTCTATCCCGTATTTTGTGGATTGCTGAGAACACCTTGAATCTGCCGCTCATAGAAAAG AGTGTTGGTTTACTTTCAGCAATATTGGGAAGCGAACAGGAGATAGCTAGGGTTCTTCTACCACCTTTGATGAAGTTGGGTCTTCCAAATCTTCTGATTAACCTTTTTGCTTTTGAAATGAGCAAGCTGACAGAAGAGCGAATGCCTGAAAG GTACCCCGTTCTGGACATAATTCTCCAGGCACTTGAAGCTCTTTCTGCTGCTGATGATTTTTCACCATATATATGTTCCAATAGGGAACTCTTCAAGCTACTCAATGACCTGATCAAGCTTCCTGATAAAACCGAG GTTGCCAGTTCTTGCGTAACTGCAGCAGTTTTGGTTGCAAATATCCTGCCTGAAGTAGAACATCTTGCTAGTGAAATATCACAAG ATTTTTGTTTTTCACAGGGCATATTCGATATAATCCCTTTTGCTTATGATGACATAGAAGCAAAAGGTGCACTTTGGAGCATTCTTGAAAGACTATTGATTTGTATAGAAGTTAGTGAGTGTAACCCGTCAAGTATGCATCAGTATATCTCGATACTTGTGAGCAAATCGGATGTGATTGAAGAGGAATTCGTAGACCTTCAATTAGCTGATGCAAGTGAGGAAGGCAAGAGCTTTACTGATGGCACATATCGAAGAACTAGAACCAGAACT CTCAGAAGAATTTTTGATATTCTGAAGCAATGGGAATTCTTGAAAGCTCAACTCAAGGATGCTCCTTTATCAGAG ATGTATAAATATCTGACTTTTGCATCTCTTGGGGGTAAAAGAGAAGGAATCGACATAAAGAAAGGGACCAGGAATGCTATTTAA
- the LOC113781811 gene encoding uncharacterized protein LOC113781811 → MDYNLAALKLLCIHLKKAQQVISDSQSSFSLGGILFQRAWIQGILVSAVPSSSSTAPSETGCRFLLDDGTGIIELILSGDFRNRHWETGMYVMVVGGYFIQTGDVPMIKVHKIVDLSAFPDREAMWYLEVMEAFKLFYQPSI, encoded by the exons ATGGACTACAATCTGGCAGCACTCAAGCTGCTATGCATACATCTAAAGAAGGCCCAGCAAGTGATTTCTGACTCCCAGTCCTCCTTCAGTCTTGGAGGTATTCTGTTTCAGCGTGCTTGGATCCAG GGCATTTTAGTCTCGGCAGTGCCTTCCTCTTCCTCCACGGCCCCCAGTGAAACTGGCTGCCGCTTCCTCCTTGATGATGGCACCGGAATCATTGAACTCATCCTGTCGGGTGATTTCCGTAACCGCCATTGGGAAACAG GAATGTATGTCATGGTAGTTGGAGGTTATTTTATACAGACAGGTGATGTACCCATGATTAAG GTTCACAAGATTGTTGATCTTTCTGCATTTCCTGATCGAGAGGCAATGTGGTATCTTGAAGTCATGGAGGCCTTCAAACTTTTCTACCAGCCCTCTATTTGA